The genomic region ggtggccgagaactaatggtgcaaggggtgagtccatgagtagaaatgatagtgtctcagtgtgattgccagaagtgatgagtgtgataggttcagtggtgtgagaaatgttggggagttcttgaccattgagagcgttgacggatatcttgtgcgtgagtgaggtgataggaatctggagtttgtgagcgagcttgaagtccatgaaattaccctctgctcctgagtccagtaaggcttgggtgtcgtgcgtgtgggtggcccatcttagtcttaccgggaggagagtagatgatgaggtcttctctgtggtgacaccacccgatagtagcctcatgtttactaccgggcctgatcttttaccgggcaggagtggataaagtggcccgctctaccacagtagagacagagtccttgggatctccgcctctccctctcttcccgggaggcgagctctccccagctgcatgggttcgtgagcggaggctgaactggccgtgttcccgccgctggcatgcccgccctccgtgtcgttatacggtctgttagggcatgctcggcggccaatacgactcagacgagcgtcgaccctcaaggctagttccactagtccatttaaactcctgggaaggtccagaacataaatctccttctggatccggtcctccagcccatgcaggaacatgtcccactgcgcctcctcgttccactgacactctgcggccagagtgcggaattggatggagtattccgatactgaacggtctccttggcgaaggtcagcgagtagtctggccgcctccctacccgccacggcccgatcgaagacccttctcatctcctcggagagtgtctggaaagaggtgcagcatgggtcctggttcgcccacaccgccgttccccaaagagccgctttgcctgatagcagtgtgagtatgaatgctaccttagactgttcacggttgaaggtccgtggctgcaacgagaaatgcatggaacatctcgtaagaaaggctctgcaatagtcaggatcacctgaataaccctctggtgtcggtagccgtggctctagctgggaatccggctctggcggggcgggttgaactgccggtgtaggtggcgcagcggaacccctcagatgttgtaattgttggatcagctgggatacctgcgtcgcaagggcttgtactgcccgatctgtgctggagatgttctcctcttgttgatccattctcgtgatactgcgggaaatgaattcggtcagactcgttgaactcgctgcatccatggtatggtcagatcgttctgtgacaatacagaggcggatgcaagatgcaagcaacgatggtttaatggatacagtttacaacagcaacaggacagacagactgtactcagacggaatccgacccagggactagggcgcatcttccaatgatagcgtgctgagaaatccagggagtgtgtccggatgggtaggaaggagcacagcagataatccacacaagggcggcgagagaagagcacagacacacgacacaacctcagggaagtaacaacgatctgacaacaagaaacactggttacagaacatataaagggaagataagtggttccagctggcgcagacaatcaggccgagattgggaaccacgcccacacaaacacggggagagagagagagagagagagagagagagagagagagagagagagagagagagagaaagagagaggcagtggattcatgaaccgtgacaatccGAAATAGCTGGCAGAAAGAAGAGCATAGCTTCATCCACTTCATCTAAGGAATGGCAGGTAAATCATTATAATGTAAACATTATCGGCTGTTTTGCTTATGTAAAAAAGTTTAAACAAACATGGTATTTATTTGAACTACTCTGACAAATATAAATATAAAGAATATTGCAATGTTTGTGTTGTAATTTGGGGAAATTGTTTTGCATTTCTACAGCATGCATACTTTCACTTTCGCTATAGCTCTCGAACTCAAGACCAACCTGCACGACGCACGGTCTATCCCCTTTTTTCTATCGGGAACAGTTAATTtgataataatgtgtgtgtgtgcgtgtgtgatcatttgtttatctttctctctttgtgtgtgtgtatcttagcCCTCGGTGTCCTTTAGGGCTATGTATTACATTTAtgatatacccattgattcttgaagaatataagaTGACTCATGAGTTTAGTTCAATTGTCCTACCCATCAAAATATAAACTTGGTTTATTAATTTGTGTGTTAACAATGTTATTTgttaacaaacactgtatagcctaaaaacatggttaaaacaataatgttgatatcatggatggtcagtctttGCATCCATAGCTTGTCCATGagtttgagagtggttacatttcacCAGCCctatccctcagctgtttaccaaatcaGTGGCGGGGTGTAACCTTGTTATTGTTCGAGCTGCAGATGGCCACTTTAAAGGATGAATAGGCATGTATAATACATTGTATGCACAATTACAAAGCAGATGCATAAGACTTAGACATCGCTCCAACGATGATTCAATTGTAGCTCTGATGAATTCCTATTTCCTTCACCAGACAAGGTGCTCTCCAAGGCTCGCATTACATTCATAGACAGTGTGACGAAGCCAGTGATCAAGCAGCTCCTGGACGACCTTTTGGAAGACCAGGTGCTGAACGATGAAGAGACAGAATCGGTGACGGAGGAGAACAGCACTGAGACAAAGCAGGCACGATGCCTCATCGATATGGTGCGGAAGAAAGGGAGGAAAGCCAGTGAGAAGATGATTGTCCGAGTTCAGGAGAGAGATCCTGGACTTTATGACAAATTGGATCTGGACCCCAGGCAGCCGGCCAAGATGAGTGAGTGAAACTGATGCACCATTCAGTGAGGTCTGTCACAATCCCAAACATCTCTTAGACCTGATAagagttttttttttactttgcagATACTGTAAATTAAATGTAACATGCTGCGTTTTCCCTGCAGCACCATCATCGCCCCAGTTGTCACAGCAGGAGGTGCGCCAAGTGTCCTCTGTCCTCATCCCCAGCACCAGTGACTTTAAGGAGGGCATTCTTCAGAGGAAGGGTTGCGAGGTTTGAGCTCCACTTGGTTGTCAAAGGATAGATCAGTGTACATGTATCGGTTTTCTGAGTGCCCCAAAAGAATTGATGAGCTTGCTAATGAACCCCTGGGGTTACCTGTGGCACAGTTTAGGAAACACAGTCATTTGAGttacaatacatttaaaaaaataagtcTTGGCGTGAAAGTCCTACAGTGTAAACAAACTATCAAAGTTTCAATTTGTAATTTCACAAACTGCAATAACTGTGTAACAATGTGTACCTACACCATTATTACAGAGTGGTTTTAGGGTGACTTGTAAATTGGGACCAATTTTCCCACATATTTTGATTGAGTTGAATTGTTGCGAGGCTGTATTTCTGTTAAATAACCTTTGCACCTGTCATTGCTTTGCACTATAAGATTTACCCTCCAATGGATAAGTCTGGTCGGAAGCGCCTGGCCCTGCTCATAAACAACGTGGAGTTTGATGATAAGAGCATGCTGAGACGAGGTGCAGTGAAGGACGAGGAGAACATAGAGAGGCTTCTCAGGGATCTGGGATATGATGTAGTGAAACATAGAAACCTGTCTGCACAGGTACACAGGGGGAGGAAACATCTCCCCTGCCTCCAGAAGAATGTCTACATGTTTCCTTAGTCTATGGTTtgtctccactatgactgactcaGTGTGCTCTTGCAGGAGATGGACGAGGCTGTGAAAGCGTTCTCTAAACGTGAGGAGCACTTATTGTCGGACAGCGTCTTCGTGGTGATGATGTCTCACGGGGAGCTGGGTGCCATCATGGGTGTCCACTACAAGGAAGGGGACCCTAAACCTGATGTCTTCCCCATCACCAACATCTTCACACACCTGAATACAGATAACTGCAAAGCACTGGTTAACAAGCCCAAAGTCATCCTCATTCAGGCCTGCAGGGGAGGTGATCCTTTCATTGAaaaaaaattattatttttccAAAATGTATGTAAACCTTTTGTAATGACTTTAACTTGAGTAGAATGCCTCCATATTAAAGAGGATTTGCCTGTTATTTCAGGCAATGACGGGTTTGTTTGGGTCAGTGACGCGGTGGCTGGGCCCAGCCATGACTTGGAGTTAGAGAGTGACTCAATCAAGAGGGAACACAACGAAAAGGACTtcatctccctcctgtcctgtACACCAGGTTAGTGGGTCATATTAACACATTCTCAGGCATTATATTGTTTGTAAATCACTGTGAGTAAACCCTCATTACATTCCCTGCCCTTTCAGATACTAAGTCCTACAGAGATCCAAAGATGGGCACCTTTTTTATCCAACACATCATGGAGACATTCAACACCTATGCCTGTGATGATCATATAGAAGAATTATTCAGGAAGGCAAGTATCTGGAAACAGAACAGTTGACAATGTTCTTTCCTCATTGCGCTGTATGGAATAATTGATCACCTTTGATTTACTTTGAGCCACAATAACATGTTGGTATTTTCTTCCATACAGGTCATGGTTCGCTTTGAAGATTTCCACATGGGAAAAGGCAGACAGATGCCAACCAAAGACCGAGCCACTCTAACAAAGCACTTCTACCTCTTCCCAGGCCTCTGAGTAGTTGTGATGGTTGATGAATTGTACTGTAATCACAATGGAGGAATAAGGGAGGAACATTGTTTCAGTTTTCCTATATGAAACCATACATCACAATAAAGTGTTTGGTGTCACCATTATGTTTTAATTTATACTTATAATGAACCTTTTAACACATTACTTTATCATCAACAAATTCTGTATTATTAGCTAATTAAAATATTATCCTTTAGAGCTAGGTAGTCTTTAGTtccagccctgctctaacacaCCTCATTCAGCTAATCAAAGTCAAGATCagcagctaattagtagaatcaggtgtgttagagcaGGGCTGAAACAAAAGTATATAGGGTATGTTACCCAGTAGCTTTCCAGGAGGAAGATTGGCCATTCCTGTTTTAACATTTGGAAGATAAGCAAAATACGTCTGGGTGACAAAAGCACTGTGTGCCAAAATAAAAGATCTCACAGCACTCAAAAACATGTAGATGGGATATGCCTTTGGCTACAAATGAAAAGTAGGTTAATTTTGCCTATCCACTATTGTTAGACAGTGAGCAAGCTTGCCTATGGATTGGTGCTACTATTATTTCGGGAAGGAGATGTAGATTTTTTAATACCATAGATGATGTTTAAACCTATGACTTATGTCCATCATAAAATGTTTTTTCAATGACGAGCAGGTCTATTCAAGTTGAGTTGCTACTCCTGTGTGCTTCTTGGTATGAATTAAACTAAGTAGGCTGGTATGGTTACCAGTGGCCAATTTGGCATAACTGCTCAGCACCCAGGCTCTGGAATGAAGGTTATAGTTTAGTTTTTTGAAAATTAtagtctgtaataaagcccttttgtgggggaactcattctgattggctgggcctggcttcccaggagtggtgtgtattcatggatgccaagaaAGATTGACCAAGAAATCAAAAGATTGACCAAGAAAAAGATAAATAGTTTATCTTTCTCTGTGTTTCagaattttccttcaattcataagaggctgaatgtatctcaccggagaaagcatctgagcgagcgaaacagcgcccctctgtctctctatgtgtagTGTAATAACGGAGCTGTGAGTCGGGAAGCAGGTGCAGGTGAAAcatttaataaaacaacaaaaccaGGAACAAGACAAATCCATGTGGCGAAATGCCGGTAACTGGGGAAGACATTATGAAGGTaaagtccaggtgtgaatcataatgactaACAGGTGCgagtaatgatgagtgccaggtgtgcgtaatgatgaatccCAGGACCGATGGTTAGTATTCTGGCGACGTCGTACACCGGAGGGGAGGAGCTGGATAAGATGTGACAGTACCTCCCCTCTGATGcgcggctccagccgcaggatgACACCGTCCAAAGGGACGACCCCAAGGATGAGGAGCGGGTCGGTCCAGTTGGCAAAGGTGGAAATCACGGATGATGTTGGGGTCCAGAATGTCCTCCACCGTAACCCAACACCGCTCCTCTGGGCCATACCCCTCCCAAGTCCACCAGATACTGGAGCCGGCCCCCATGACTTCGGGAGTTCAGTAGGGATCTGACAGCGTATGCCGGACCCCCTCAATGTCCAGGGGTGGGGTGGAGCTGTGCCGTGGGGGACAGTATCAGCGAGGGGACCAGGAACCACCGGCCTGAGAAGGGATACATGAAAAGAGGGTGAGATACGATAGTGACTGTATGTCACTTCGTTGACACTCCGGAGAACCTTGAACGGCCCCACAAACTGGGGGCTCAGTTTCTTGCAGGGCAGGAGGAGTGGGAGGTTCCTGGTAGAGAGCCAGACACGGTACCCAGGATGGAACACAGGGTCTCACTGCGATTCGTTTTTTTACGTTTAATAAAATAACAAAACCAGGAACGAGACAAATCCATGTGGCTAAATGCCGGTACACAAGGACAATACCAACTGGTGAGAAAACATaagagagtgacatataaaggggagGAAATTATGAaggtaatgaagtccaggtgtaaATCATAATGAttgacaggtgcgcgtaatgacgaATCCCAGGACCGGAGGTTAGTATTCTGTTAGTATTCTGGCGATGTCATACACAGGAGGGAAGGAGCAGGAGAAGATGTGAcatgtaggccatctatctgatgctgtccgGTCCAAACTAGTAGGACATTGTTGCCCCCTCAGCAGGGATTGCAAGGgatgccagcaagcatttggcctctCTTGATAAAAAAACTGCCAATCAGCAATCAGATTTGGCATCACTCCTATCAAATTGAATTGAAAGCATATGTCATTGACGCAAACAACTTAAAttgttgcatctcattgtgttGTTCTCCACCGgtggctagctaggtagctaaaatggtccctttcctaaattagccgtggatggagatagggatttggacttctGGTTTTACTTATTATTattgccaggtcgcaattgtaaatgagaacttgttctcaacttgcctacctggttaaataaaggtgaaataaaaataaaataaataaattattatcCATACTGGTCAATGATCATAACGgggattctgatccaaccattaattcatacattgttccTGGCCTTAGAGGATGGAAGTTAAACatgtagagttgaagtcggaagtttaaatacaccttagccaaatacatttaaactcagtttttcacaattcctgacatttaatcccagtaaaaatgacctgttttaggtcagttaggatcaccactttattttaaaatgtgaaatgtcagaataatattagagagaaggatttaattcagcttttatttctttcatcacagtcccagtgggtcagaagtttacatacactcaattagtatttggtagcattgcctttaaattgtttatctttcgggtagccttccacaagcttcccacaataagttgggtgattttTGGCACATttgtcctgacagagctggtgtatctgAGTCAAGTTTGTGggtctccttgctcacacacgccttttcagttctgcccacaaattttctatgggatttgggtcagggctttgtgatggccactccaataccttgactttgttgtccttaagccattttgctacaactttggaagtatgcttggggtctttctccatttggaagtcccatttgcaaccaggctttaacttcctgactgatgttttgagatgttgcgaccctcccactctggagggtgacgaccctcccactctgtctgcctcattctttctctttgctcttgtcttccttaataggatgtcggtgggcggagccgggagggtcgccagcgaaatgggacacacctgggctcgTGGATAAATACTCCTCTTTCCCATTCATTGAGGAGAATCTCTCAGTGCAGACACACTGTTTGGTTGTGACATTTTTGTggctgttttgtttgtttgctttggcacctttcaacacccctcatGATCATATTTATGCATgcaaccactcacttacactactgattactgactacacacaccattgttaattgtatttagGTTATTTCAGATAATAAATATATTCTTGTTATTCCTTAACTCCccgttgtctccctttttgttacgGACTTCGAGCCGGTTCATAACAaatatatccacatgattttcatccctcatgatgccatctattttgtgaagtgcaccagtccctcttacagcaaagcacccccataacatgatgctgccaaccccatgcttcacagatgggatgttgttcttcggaTTGCAAGCCTCTCGctatttcctccaaacataacgatggtcattatggccaaacagttctatttttgtttcatcagaccagaggacctttctccaaaaagtacgatctttgtccccatgtgcagttgcaaaccgtagtctggcttttttatggtggttttggagcagtggcttcttccttgctgagcagcctttcaggttatgtgaatataggactcgttttactgtggatatacagtggggagaacaagtatttgatacactgccaattttgcaggttttcctacttacaaagcatgtagaggtctgtaatttgtatcataggtacacttcaactgtgagagacataatctaaaacaaaaatccagaaaatcacattgtaggatttttaagtaattaatttgtattttattgcatgacataagtatttgatacatcagaaaagcagaacttaatatttgttACAGAAACcattgtttgcaattacagagatcatacgcctcctgtagttcttgaccaggtttgcacacactgcagcagggattttggcccactcctccatacagaccttctccagatcattcaggtttcggggctgtcgctgggcaatacggaccttcagctccctccaaagattttctattgggttcaggtctggagactggctaggccactccaggaccttgagatgcttcttacggagccactccttagttgccctgtctgtgtgtttcgggtcgtcgtcatgctggaagacccagccatgacccatcttcaatgctcttactgagggaaggaggttgttggtcaagatctcacgatacatggccccatccatcctcccctcaatacggtgcagtcgtcctgtcccctttgcagaaaagcatccccaaagaatgatgtttccacctccatgcttcacggttgggatggtgttcttggggttgtactcatccttcttcttcctccaaacatggcgagtggagtttagaccaaaaagctctatttttgtctcatcagaccacatgaccttctcccattcctcctctggatcatccagatggtcattggcaaacttcagacgggcctggacatgcgctggcttgagcagcgggaccttgcgtgcgctgcaggattttaatccatgacggcgtaatgtgttactaatggttttctttgagactgtggtcccagctctcttcggGTCAatgaccaggtcctgctgtgtagttctgggctgatccctcaccttcctcatgatcattgatgccccacgaggtgagatcttgcatggagccccagaccgagggtgattgaccgtcacttcttccattttctaataattgcaccaacagttgttgccttctcactgagctgcttgcctattgtcctgtagcccatcccagccttgtgcaggtctacaatttcaccctgatgtccttacacagctctctggtcttggacattgtggagaggttggagtctgtttgattgagtgtgtggacaggtgtattttatacaggtaacgagtttaaacaggtgcagttaatacaggtaaagagtggagaacaggagggcttcttaaagaaatacgaacaggtctgtgagagccagaattcttactggttggtaggtgatcaaatacatatgtatcaaatacttatgtctcgaaacaggggcagcgggaaaaaatacatgtcatctgtGCACTTAAATTGaaaatggaggacgcttttcttTGTTAATCAAGTTAATCAATGTGCTACATATTagaaaataatataaataaatatattgggcctagcctatagaaaggtgatgggatcctcctctttttagtagaggccatcactctgttttctcccgCAATTCCATAGCCTATGgcaatgttgcgcaacatgagctcatgggctctcattaagtttttgattagatttttgattacatttgcattgacgtcagagtgattagagggacaatagattgGTCCAGGCAGATAGCAAGTTTGGTAGgatactaatgaccatcaacagcatcagagcttggagaagccaaATTACCGTGACCGAacagtcacgtggaatttgactgccttcatgactcgtgacctcCGGTATGGTGGTAATAAGGTCACTGCAACAGCCCTAACGATGGCGTTGATGAAAAATAATACAACCAGGACAACAGAATTAAGCCACAAATGATTTTAGGTGTCATAATATTGTTATACCGTAGAGGATAACAAATATAAATGTACCTGTCACAGGACAAAACTACTAAATTACTCAATTCTGTTATAGCGTTTGTGTACAACACATACATCTGGAGATAACAATAAAGAAGGGAAATATCATGTGTGTCAGAGAGTAAGTAAAACATGAGAGCAGGAAACAAACCAGTGCTCCCATTAAACTGTTTAACAAACAAAGCACatacggctggcccttaaatgtacacagagagctaatgtTAATAATATGCATTTAAATCtttcatggctcaaagtggaagagagattgacttcatcacaacttgtttttgtaagaagtgttgacatgctgaatgcaccaaGGTGTTCGTATAAACCACTAGCAGacagcttggacacccatgcacacaccacaacacatgccaccaaaggtctcttcacaatccccaagtcaagaacagactatgggagacgcacagtactacatagagccaatGGGTACGTGAAACTCAAtttcacatcaggtaactgatgcaagcagtagaatcagattttaaaaacagatacaaatacatgttatggaacagcggggacttgaagagacacaggcacagacacacatacacatgataagacacacacgctacacacacgtacacatagaTGTGGTATATGAGGAGTGgggtagtggcctgagggaacacacctAATATATTGGGTAAAGTGTTATAGAATTTAATGTCATTTAACATTTTAAATTGTATATAACTCACTTAATTTTGCAGGACCcagggaagagtagctgctgccttggtctTGGGAGTTGGTAAAGATGTGCTGTCCATTTTTGAAGAAGAGTAGCCAATCCTCTGTAGTAATGTAGCTTACATATACTGTAAATTAAAATGATATCACAAAGGCCAACATAAATTGATAATTCCTTAACTTGTTCTTGATTCAGTGATATATTTTCCCACATCTATACTCACTAATATAGATGCCTTTACATTTCTCCTTATGACATAATTCATAGCCTAAATCAAACAATATTATACTTTGCATCCTGCAGTCATATGATTTATTACTTTCAAATGCAAAATAATTGATTACATGTAAAGTATGTTAAATCCAAAACTAAGACTGACCATTTCTAATACATGATGACCTGCTTAAACTAAAAGCTCCTCACTTGATTATTATTGTGAGATTGAATTTAATGCGTACCATGGTGTGATATGCGAATGGTCACCTATACCTGTCAAGGAAACAATATAGAGAAAAACAGATACCATTTTTGTAACAGGCCCTCCAGGGGGTTGAAATGCCTTTCTTATGTTCTATAGAAATACAGTAATTAATAGAGAAGAGTAGATTAAACAGAGCATGTCTAGCCAATgttaaatggctagctagttggcAGCTAGGAACTTACTCTTAGGGAGTACGTAACTggcggcagggaagtcaggcgcaggagagaaAACTGGGTAATCAACGGAGCAGTTTTAGCACTGGAGCCGAATTGTAAATGGAATACATTGAACACATGGAACAGGGTGAATCTTTTTTTGCATTAAAAcacaatttaaatgtattttcggAAGGACTGTAATACATTAAATATACACTgagcacaaaacattaagaacaacttactgatattgagttgcaccctcttttgccctcagaacagcttaaatttgtcagggcatggactctacaagttgtaaaaagcgttccacatggatgctggcccatgttgactccaatgcttcccacaattgtgtctTTACCACTttgtcaagttggatggatgttatttgggcggtggaccattcttgactgTTATGGGTAGAGCAGACCATTCGATATGCCCTTAAATACTTTGATatgcaacctggaattaaaattgaagAGGACCAGTGCAATATAGTGAAAACATCTGTGCCATTTGTGAGTGATGTTGTTAGGCTACTTTGCATGGTGTTTCCTCATCAGAGAGCACTGGTGAACAACAAAGTAATTTCACTTCACTGAGACAACCACAAGTTCTTCAAGATGACGACTAGGCCTATATCCACACGTTTGAATTAtctgaatgatgatgatgatgatgatggtggtggtagtggtggtgaagGGTGTGATTTAATTTACAATATACAACAGGGGTTGGCAACTAGGTTTGGCCTCCAGCAAATTTGTTCCTCAGCTTGTAGCTAGTTGGCGTGCCAGAACATAGTTAGCCTATTAGCAAAGAGCCTACTAGCTGCCCAAATCATAGCCCTACACAGTGTGTGCTAAACTACACATTTAACACATGTGGTTAGTGGGCTAATAAATTCAATTATAGTAACATAATAATTTCGATCTGATTATAGAAGTAAAATCCCAATGTTAATTGGCCTACCAAATCGATTAGAAGATAGCCTATTCATCGTAGCATATATCTCCAATGCCAAACCAGTGTGTCTTGTTTACAACAAAATTGTCGCTGTTTGCAAAGAATTCAATCTGAAATGTCATTATGAATCCATGCATGGTACTTTCAGAGGATAATTTTCCACACCAGACATGAGGCCCGAGTCCAACACAGAAAGGAGGTAGGCCTATTTAAGGAGTGCATGGTGACAGTATTGAAGGAAATAGCTATAGGCCTACTGACAAGTATATGGATAAAATCATTGCGTCTGTCAGTAAGCCTACTGTACCTCTTATTTCTTAAATAGTGCCCCAACAAAGCCCTCTTGTTTGTTAATATGCCTAATCAATTTTCAACACGGGGCGCTGTCCATATTGACTTTAGAATTGCAAGTGGTGTAGCGAACACATACCAGCAAATTTtttaagaatcaatgggtatatattattatttattcattattataattttttctccccaatttcatgatatccaattggtagttac from Oncorhynchus keta strain PuntledgeMale-10-30-2019 chromosome 18, Oket_V2, whole genome shotgun sequence harbors:
- the LOC118397359 gene encoding caspase a-like is translated as MADKVLSKARITFIDSVTKPVIKQLLDDLLEDQVLNDEETESVTEENSTETKQARCLIDMVRKKGRKASEKMIVRVQERDPGLYDKLDLDPRQPAKMTPSSPQLSQQEVRQVSSVLIPSTSDFKEGILQRKGCEIYPPMDKSGRKRLALLINNVEFDDKSMLRRGAVKDEENIERLLRDLGYDVVKHRNLSAQEMDEAVKAFSKREEHLLSDSVFVVMMSHGELGAIMGVHYKEGDPKPDVFPITNIFTHLNTDNCKALVNKPKVILIQACRGGNDGFVWVSDAVAGPSHDLELESDSIKREHNEKDFISLLSCTPDTKSYRDPKMGTFFIQHIMETFNTYACDDHIEELFRKVMVRFEDFHMGKGRQMPTKDRATLTKHFYLFPGL